The Chanos chanos chromosome 3, fChaCha1.1, whole genome shotgun sequence genome segment CTAACATTTTTTGCCGATGTTTCTCCCTGTTCTTGTCCTTATATCGGATGGAGTCGGTGTCGGCGATCTCCTCCTTAAAATCTGGGAAGGTCTTGCCTCTCAGCTCAGGCATTTTCGGCATGCGCAGGAGAGCAAACCCCCGAGCCAAGGCCGCAAAGTCGAGATCTGAGCGAGCCGCGAACGCAACATCAGAACAAGACACTCTGCATCACGATACATTTCACATATGCAAACAAATACAGATTCCACTTGCACGGGACACGACGAAAGTTACCGAAAACGTACCTTTCACTCGAAATATGAGGCTACATTCGTGCTTGGCGTAGGCCTGGACGTGGGAGACGAAAGCCCGCATGCCTCTCTCAAACACGGCGCGGTCTCCCAAAGCAAGAGCCTTCAGTTTGGGCAATAAATCCACCACGTCTTTAACGGGAGGGAATCTCTGCAGAGGGCACTGTGGAATGGTGTGGATTTTACAGCTGTAAACTCAATCACTGCTACATTTACTCTGTGTTTCACGTAAGCAAGCCATGGTATGTCagagattatatatatatatatatatatatatatatgtatggagagaaagagagagagagagagagaaagacagagagagagacagagagagacagagagagagagatagaaagagagagagagagagagagagagagagagagaaaatcttgAGGAAGTTTCCCCAGATCCAGTCTTGGAGGGGTGAGATGCTGGTGGCTTTCCTTTCAACCAACCGCTGCGTTCTCTCGGTGGCTGATGggtacacacacctgttttccatgtaaaaaaaaaaatcagcctccAAGAACCAGTAGAGGCCAAAAAGCAACAGGACCTTCCCCCTCCAGGACTGGGTTTGGAGAACCCCAATACGGAGCATGTGACTGAAGCGAAACTGCGAGAAATCTCTTCTGACTCACTTTCTGGTTGATAGAGAGGAAATTCACGTAAGACTCCTCCATTGGGAGCAGGAACACCAGGGCGTTGCCTTGGTTACCGATACGGGCTGTTCTTCCACATCGATGGACGAAGGAGCTAAAGTAGAGAAGACAGCCTGCAGCTATCAGTTACTCGATAAAATCAATATCAGGCAGGAACAGAAAACTtaccctccaaaaaaaaaatctactctgttcagtgtgtgataCCAAAACATGTTCTCTTTGGACATGTAAGGATAAATTTTCCAAAaaagccccccaaaaaacctgtCACTAATCATCCCCATCTAAaaaaatttacataaaaaaaactgccGTCTCGGTTCTACGTAAACGGTTCCGGCGTCCTCACCTGGCACTGCTGGGAGGGTCGTACTGCAGAACCCAGTTCATGTCCGGAATGTCGATGCCGCGGGCCATGACGTCAGTGCACACGAGGATCCCGCTGTGATACAGGAGAGAACGATGGAACAAATCAGTGAACCCTTCTGTGCCTCACACgtccacacacatactgagAGGTTCAGACCAAGAACTTCGCCTGTAGCAATTTGTTCTGATTattaaagacatacacacatacgctctAGATACGAGGTTTATATGGAACTCTCTGCCGCTGAGAAGTCTTTCTCAGGCAGCAGTGGGGAAGAAAAGTACTTTCAAACAGTTTTCAGATATTGTTACCTTTTCAGCTCCCGAAACTCAGAGAAGATTTTGTTgcgtttgtgtttcattttgccATGGATACAGAGAATAGTGACATTTTTGACTAAAACCTCCAAGGCTTTCCCATAATACTCCACACAGGCACACGTGCTGttgggagagaaacagaaaaacaagcaataaatatataaataatatttaatagaaacaaaaacatatataaaattGAAGTAATAAGAGAGAGATAATGTTTAGAGCAAAGATGTTCATGTAATGGCAGCTGAatttaacagaaaataaaccCTTTCAGGGGAGGAACCAGGGGAGTAACCACACACCTAAAAAACACCAGCTGTTTCTCATGCTTGTGTTGTCTTAGGAAAGCCACCAGGGTGTTAaacttctcttctgttctgcaaatctgccaaaaacaaacagcagacacagacacacacacaaaaaaaccccacacacatcAATGTCCAGTACAGCTGAAGAATGAAAGACACCAAAACAGCACTACCTGAGGAAACCGCTGCAGTTTGAAAAAACGCCTTACTTAAACATCAAATGTAAACACTCCACTGTAACATTCCTGTAACACTTTTTGCTGTTACATTTCCTGACTGGAAAACACattcctctcactcactcactcattatctaagtcgCTTATCCGAAtcagggttgcggggggtgctggagcctatcccagcgctcatagggcgaaaggcggggaaacaccctggacaggtcgccagtccatcgcagggcagacacacagacaaacatgctcacacacacacattcatacccatGGACAATTTagcgtctccaattcacctaacctgcatgtctttggactgtgggatggaaccggagctcccggaggaaacccacgcagacataaggagaacatgcaaactccacacagaaaaacacattcctaTGTATTTGACATTAAAGCTTTCACTATTTTGCTTTTCTTCCAACAGCCCAagcaatcaaaacaaacaatattaaaaacagatcaGAGAAGCATTCTGATTCATTCCTGTACTCACTGTATAGTAATTACTCAGCCGTGCCGGAGTCTTCTGTACGCTGCTGGCGGAAAcacctttctctttcacagtgaTGCGGACAGGGTTACGCAGGCCAGCCCTGACTAACTTCTCCAGCTCCTGAGTCTGCGTGGCTGAGAACAGCCCTGTACGACGTTGCT includes the following:
- the ddx55 gene encoding ATP-dependent RNA helicase DDX55, with translation MESNTSDGKWDSLPVKLHDSILQTLSELGFTFMTPVQSACIPLFMSNKDVAAEAVTGSGKTLAFVIPILEILQKREEKLKKMQVGALIVTPTRELAIQISEVVGRFLKGFPQFKQILLIGGSNPIEDVEKFKTHGANIVIGTPGRLEDMFRRKADGLDLASAVKSLEVLVLDEADRLLDMGFEASLNAILGWLPKQRRTGLFSATQTQELEKLVRAGLRNPVRITVKEKGVSASSVQKTPARLSNYYTICRTEEKFNTLVAFLRQHKHEKQLVFFSTCACVEYYGKALEVLVKNVTILCIHGKMKHKRNKIFSEFRELKSGILVCTDVMARGIDIPDMNWVLQYDPPSSASSFVHRCGRTARIGNQGNALVFLLPMEESYVNFLSINQKCPLQRFPPVKDVVDLLPKLKALALGDRAVFERGMRAFVSHVQAYAKHECSLIFRVKDLDFAALARGFALLRMPKMPELRGKTFPDFKEEIADTDSIRYKDKNREKHRQKMLAERRERPATVKKNFVKNKAWSKQKSKKEKKKKLAAKRKLDEDSDMDDEDMKELLNDTRLLKKLKKGKISEDDFEKHVTSGDKSKHRKTLSPHEESSEGE